In a single window of the Gossypium hirsutum isolate 1008001.06 chromosome A13, Gossypium_hirsutum_v2.1, whole genome shotgun sequence genome:
- the LOC107943638 gene encoding glucan endo-1,3-beta-glucosidase — protein sequence MAVLSATKLLIFFFFSCHLSIFSSTATAVYTIGVNYGTIADNLPTPTQVAKFLKSKTNIDRIKIFDTNPDILKAFAGTGISVTVTVGNGDIPSLAKLPGAKAWIEKNILPYHPKTIIRYIAVGNEILATSDKTLIAYLLPAMKALRSALDSANATSVKVSTPHSLGILSTSEPPSAGKFRKGYDKLIFAPILEFHKRTKSPFMVNPYPYFGFKPQTLDYALFKPNGGVFDAGTGINYTNMFDAQLDAVYTAMKRVGYEDVDIVVAETGWPSVGDPGQPGVSLENALSYNGNLIKHVDSGKGTPLMPNRTFETYIFALFNENLKESVPERNFGLFKPDLNPVYDVGILRSEQGMAPTSAPTTATAPSAATAPSAGKAPSSGSGKWCVAKSNASDAALQANIDYVCSSGVDCKPIQSGGACFNPNNVKSHASYAMNAYYQANGRHDFNCDFNRTGVITSTDPSHAACNYSVNQGSGLKLESSVAANTMRFSAVWHVISLATLSYCMIFIRFY from the exons ATGGCGGTTCTCTCTGCAACTAAGCTcttaatcttcttcttctttagttGCCACCTTTCTATTTTCTCCTCCACTGCCACCGCCGTCTATACCATCGGCGTCAACTACGGAACCATCGCCGACAATCTCCCAACTCCGACACAAGTAGCAAAATTCCTCAAAAGCAAAACAAACATCGACCGGATTAAGATATTCGACACGAATCCCGACATCCTTAAAGCCTTCGCCGGAACGGGGATTTCCGTTACCGTTACGGTCGGAAACGGCGACATACCGTCTCTGGCTAAGCTTCCCGGAGCTAAAGCTTGGATCGAGAAGAACATCTTGCCCTATCATCCGAAAACAATCATCAGATACATCGCCGTCGGGAATGAAATCCTCGCCACGTCGGATAAAACTCTCATAGCTTACCTTTTGCCTGCCATGAAAGCACTCAGATCGGCTCTAGACTCGGCTAACGCTACAAGTGTTAAAGTCTCGACGCCGCATTCACTCGGGATATTGTCTACGTCGGAGCCGCCGAGTGCGGGGAAGTTCCGGAAAGGTTACGATAAGCTCATTTTCGCGCCGATTTTGGAGTTCCATAAGCGAACAAAATCTCCTTTCATGGTGAACCCATACCCGTATTTCGGGTTCAAGCCACAAACGTTGGATTACGCTTTGTTTAAACCAAACGGCGGCGTTTTCGACGCCGGTACGGGGATAAACTACACCAACATGTTCGACGCTCAACTGGACGCGGTTTATACAGCTATGAAACGGGTCGGGTATGAGGATGTGGATATCGTTGTGGCTGAAACCGGATGGCCTTCTGTTGGTGATCCGGGTCAACCCGGTGTGAGCTTGGAGAATGCGTTGTCCTACAATGGGAACCTCATTAAGCACGTGGACTCTGGTAAAGGGACTCCATTGATGCCCAATAGGACCTTTGAAACGTATATTTTCGCTTTGTTCAACGAGAACTTGAAGGAATCGGTTCCGGAGCGGAACTTCGGGTTGTTTAAACCCGACTTGAATCCGGTTTACGACGTGGGCATCCTCCGCAGTGAACAG GGGATGGCTCCGACATCAGCTCCAACGACGGCCACAGCTCCATCGGCGGCCACGGCTCCGTCGGCGGGAAAGGCGCCATCAAGTGGTTCGGGGAAGTGGTGCGTGGCTAAATCAAACGCCAGCGATGCGGCGTTGCAAGCGAACATAGATTACGTGTGCAGCAGCGGAGTGGATTGTAAGCCGATCCAATCGGGTGGGGCCTGCTTTAACCCCAATAATGTGAAGTCACATGCATCGTACGCAATGAATGCGTACTATCAAGCCAATGGTCGTCATGATTTCAACTGCGATTTCAATCGTACGGGTGTCATCACCTCTACCGATCCAA GTCATGCAGCTTGTAACTATTCAGTGAATCAAGGGTCAGGGTTAAAATTGGAAAGTTCAGTGGCCGCAAATACAATGAGATTTAGCGCCGTTTGGCACGTGATTTCTTTGGCTACCTTGTCGTACTGTATGATTTTTATTAGATTCTATTAA
- the LOC107943632 gene encoding mitochondrial import inner membrane translocase subunit TIM9, with protein sequence MDKNMLAALEGLPEEDKARMSAMIDHLQLRDSLRMYNSLVERCFTDCIDNFTRKTLQKQEETCVTRCAEKFLKHSMRVGMRFAELNSQAPTQD encoded by the exons ATGGACAAGAACATGTTAGCAGCACTCGAGGGTCTCCCTGAAGAAGATAAGGCCCGAATGTCCGCCATGATCGACCACCTTCAGCTTCGTGACAG TTTGAGAATGTACAATTCACTTGTCGAGAGATGCTTCACCGACTGCATCGACAACTTCACTCGCAAGACGTTGCAGAAGCAAGAGGAAACCTGTGTGACACGATGCGCTGAGAAGTTCTTGAAGCACTCGATGCGCGTAGGCATGAGGTTCGCGGAGCTTAATTCGCAAGCACCAACGCAAGATTGA
- the LOC107943636 gene encoding U-box domain-containing protein 33 isoform X3 has protein sequence MELHNPAHRDSIPGPRFRPRVDRPANTQFPESAEETGGFNAGEKDKVFIAVGKSVERAVNLLQWTLKRFGGKHICLLHVHQPSPLIPTLLGKLPASQANSRVLSAYRKDEKEQLKKLLENYSNFPRKFKVHISIVTIEANQVHKGIVQLVKRHGIRNLVMGAIPENCMSMKKSSSKSSYAAKYVPCFCDIWFVDKGKLVWTREASEEPCLSTPASQAAVTAKSSSTQLTESIVAQTDVSLSPRLSSFSNLSSPRFTNGSKCASSEMRLSLDSYSKDEDENLYRQLGEASMEAKASKNEALAESLKRQKLELEAMEAINKIKDLESARVHEVKLREKAEEALRATVQEREKLIKEKEEAMEELQRTTRNVTLLNGCVQEANCKHDEVAGKLKLIQASIMTLREEKQRIRRQKLEAVRWLERWRSRGQAGATTCNGFIGIVEDLPELAEFSLADVQTATCNFSESFKIGKGGHGCVYKGEMLGRTVAIKKLYPHNMQGQSEFQQEAQVLSKLQHPHLVTLLGVCPEAWSLVYEYVPNGSLQDRLFRKTSVSPLTWKIRARIVAEISSALCFLHSAKPEKIVHGDLKPENILLDSELSCKICDFGISRLVTEDNLYCPSFHCSTEPKGAFPYSDPEFQRIGVPTPKSDIYAFGLIILQVLTRRPPVGLAGEVRKAISSGKLALILDKSAGEWPMFVARRLVDLGLQCCESYGRDRPDLKPSLVRELGQLHVTEERPVPSFFLCPILQEIMHDPQVAADGFTYEGEALRGWLENGRETSPMTNLKLSHLHLTPNHAIRQAIQNWLCKA, from the exons ATGGAGCTTCACAACCCAGCTCACCGAGACTCAATTCCGGGGCCGCGTTTCAGGCCACGAGTTGACCGTCCGGCGAATACCCAGTTCCCGGAATCAGCTGAGGAAACCGGAGGCTTTAACGCCGGTGAAAAAGACAAAGTGTTTATAGCGGTGGGAAAATCGGTTGAGAGAGCGGTTAATTTATTACAATGGACGTTGAAGCGATTTGGCGGTAAACATATTTGTTTGCTTCATGTTCATCAGCCTTCTCCATTAATCCCCACTTTAT TGGGGAAACTTCCAGCAAGTCAAGCCAATAGTCGAGTCCTTTCTGCATATAGAAAGGACGAGAAGGAACAATTGAAGAAACTTTTGGAAAATTACTCAAATTTTCCCCGGAAATTTAAG GTTCATATAAGCATTGTCACCATTGAGGCTAACCAAGTTCATAAAGGAATTGTCCAACTAGTCAAGAGACACGGGATTAGGAACCTTGTTATGGGAGCCATACCTGAAAA TTGCATGAGTATGAAAAAGAGCTCCAGCAAATCTAGTTATGCTGCAAAGTATGTTCCCTGCTTTTGCGATATATGGTTTGTCGATAAAGGGAAACTTGTTTGGACGAGGGAAGCCTCTGAAGAACCGTGTTTGTCTACACCAGCCAGTCAAGCGGCTGTTACTGCAAAATCTTCGAG TACCCAATTGACCGAGAGTATAGTGGCACAAACGGACGTGTCTCTTTCACCGAGGTTATCTAGCTTCAGCAATTTGTCTAGCCCAAGATTTACTAATGGCTCCAAATGTGCTTCTTCTGAAATGAGATTGTCTTTAGATTCTTATTCAAAGGATGAGGATGAAAATCTGTACCGTCAGCTTGGAGAAGCGAGTATGGAAGCTAAGGCATCAAAGAATGAAGCATTAGCGGAGTCGTTAAAACGCCAAAAACTGGAGTTGGAAGCTATGGAAGCTATCAACAAG ATCAAAGATCTCGAATCTGCCCGTGTTCATGAAGTCAAGCTTAGAGAGAAAGCCGAGGAAGCCCTTAGAGCTACCGTGCAAGAACGAGAAAAGCtcataaaagagaaagaagaagcaATGGAAGAGCTACAGAGGACCACAAGAAACGTCACCCTACTAAACGGTTGTGTACAAGAAGCGAATTGTAAACATGATGAAGTTGCTGGCAAATTGAAACTAATCCAAGCATCTATCATGACTTTGCGAGAGGAAAAGCAGAGAATCAGACGACAAAAACTAGAAGCCGTTCGTTGGTTAGAACGTTGGAGAAGTCGCGGGCAAGCTGGAGCCACTACTTGTAATGGTTTCATCGGGATAGTCGAAGATTTGCCCGAGTTAGCTGAATTTTCATTGGCAGATGTCCAAACCGCAACGTGCAATTTCTCTGAAAGCTTCAAAATTGGAAAGGGAGGACACGGTTGTGTTTACAAGGGGGAAATGCTGGGTCGAACTGTGGCTATAAAGAAGCTGTATCCGCACAACATGCAAGGGCAATCTGAGTTTCAACAGGAG GCTCAAGTTCTCAGCAAGTTACAACATCCTCATTTGGTAACTTTGCTCGGTGTATGCCCCGAAGCCTGGTCCCTGGTTTATGAGTATGTGCCCAATGGAAGTCTCCAAGATCGGCTTTTCCGGAAAACAAGTGTTTCTCCCTTGACTTGGAAGATTCGAGCACGGATAGTAGCCGAAATCTCCAGTGCTCTTTGCTTTCTGCACTCTGCCAAACCGGAAAAGATAGTCCATGGTGATTTGAAACCCGAAAACATTCTTCTTGATTCAGAACTAAGTTGCAAGATTTGCGATTTTGGTATCTCGAGGTTGGTCACGGAGGATAATCTATATTGCCCGAGTTTCCATTGTAGTACAGAGCCAAAGGGTGCTTTCCCATATTCGGATCCAGAATTTCAGAGGATAGGTGTCCCGACTCCTAAGTCCGACATTTATGCCTTTGGGTTGATCATTCTACAGGTGCTCACTAGAAGGCCACCAGTTGGGTTAGCCGGTGAGGTTCGAAAAGCCATATCGAGCGGTAAATTAGCTTTGATACTTGATAAATCAGCTGGAGAATGGCCTATGTTCGTGGCAAGACGTTTGGTTGATCTGGGGCTACAATGCTGTGAATCGTACGGTAGGGATCGGCCTGATCTAAAACCATCTCTGGTGAGGGAACTAGGGCAGTTGCATGTCACAGAGGAACGACCAGTGCCGTCTTTCTTTTTATGCCCCATTCTTCAG gaaATAATGCACGACCCTCAAGTGGCGGCCGATGGGTTCACATACGAAGGTGAAGCCTTGCGTGGCTGGTTGGAAAATGGCCGTGAAACTTCACCGATGACTAATTTGAAGTTGAGTCATTTGCATCTTACTCCGAACCACGCCATACGTCAAGCCATTCAAAACTGGCTTTGCAAAGCTTGA
- the LOC107943636 gene encoding U-box domain-containing protein 33 isoform X1 has protein sequence MELHNPAHRDSIPGPRFRPRVDRPANTQFPESAEETGGFNAGEKDKVFIAVGKSVERAVNLLQWTLKRFGGKHICLLHVHQPSPLIPTLLGKLPASQANSRVLSAYRKDEKEQLKKLLENYSNFPRKFKVHISIVTIEANQVHKGIVQLVKRHGIRNLVMGAIPENCMSMKKSSSKSSYAAKYVPCFCDIWFVDKGKLVWTREASEEPCLSTPASQAAVTAKSSRSNSLPHRNSDSLVHPDNLRSNSCLTITFAASSTQLTESIVAQTDVSLSPRLSSFSNLSSPRFTNGSKCASSEMRLSLDSYSKDEDENLYRQLGEASMEAKASKNEALAESLKRQKLELEAMEAINKIKDLESARVHEVKLREKAEEALRATVQEREKLIKEKEEAMEELQRTTRNVTLLNGCVQEANCKHDEVAGKLKLIQASIMTLREEKQRIRRQKLEAVRWLERWRSRGQAGATTCNGFIGIVEDLPELAEFSLADVQTATCNFSESFKIGKGGHGCVYKGEMLGRTVAIKKLYPHNMQGQSEFQQEAQVLSKLQHPHLVTLLGVCPEAWSLVYEYVPNGSLQDRLFRKTSVSPLTWKIRARIVAEISSALCFLHSAKPEKIVHGDLKPENILLDSELSCKICDFGISRLVTEDNLYCPSFHCSTEPKGAFPYSDPEFQRIGVPTPKSDIYAFGLIILQVLTRRPPVGLAGEVRKAISSGKLALILDKSAGEWPMFVARRLVDLGLQCCESYGRDRPDLKPSLVRELGQLHVTEERPVPSFFLCPILQEIMHDPQVAADGFTYEGEALRGWLENGRETSPMTNLKLSHLHLTPNHAIRQAIQNWLCKA, from the exons ATGGAGCTTCACAACCCAGCTCACCGAGACTCAATTCCGGGGCCGCGTTTCAGGCCACGAGTTGACCGTCCGGCGAATACCCAGTTCCCGGAATCAGCTGAGGAAACCGGAGGCTTTAACGCCGGTGAAAAAGACAAAGTGTTTATAGCGGTGGGAAAATCGGTTGAGAGAGCGGTTAATTTATTACAATGGACGTTGAAGCGATTTGGCGGTAAACATATTTGTTTGCTTCATGTTCATCAGCCTTCTCCATTAATCCCCACTTTAT TGGGGAAACTTCCAGCAAGTCAAGCCAATAGTCGAGTCCTTTCTGCATATAGAAAGGACGAGAAGGAACAATTGAAGAAACTTTTGGAAAATTACTCAAATTTTCCCCGGAAATTTAAG GTTCATATAAGCATTGTCACCATTGAGGCTAACCAAGTTCATAAAGGAATTGTCCAACTAGTCAAGAGACACGGGATTAGGAACCTTGTTATGGGAGCCATACCTGAAAA TTGCATGAGTATGAAAAAGAGCTCCAGCAAATCTAGTTATGCTGCAAAGTATGTTCCCTGCTTTTGCGATATATGGTTTGTCGATAAAGGGAAACTTGTTTGGACGAGGGAAGCCTCTGAAGAACCGTGTTTGTCTACACCAGCCAGTCAAGCGGCTGTTACTGCAAAATCTTCGAGGTCTAACTCACTGCCCCATCGTAACAGTGATTCATTAGTCCACCCTGACAATCTTCGTTCTAACTCTTGTTTGACCATAACGTTTGCTGCAAGTAGTACCCAATTGACCGAGAGTATAGTGGCACAAACGGACGTGTCTCTTTCACCGAGGTTATCTAGCTTCAGCAATTTGTCTAGCCCAAGATTTACTAATGGCTCCAAATGTGCTTCTTCTGAAATGAGATTGTCTTTAGATTCTTATTCAAAGGATGAGGATGAAAATCTGTACCGTCAGCTTGGAGAAGCGAGTATGGAAGCTAAGGCATCAAAGAATGAAGCATTAGCGGAGTCGTTAAAACGCCAAAAACTGGAGTTGGAAGCTATGGAAGCTATCAACAAG ATCAAAGATCTCGAATCTGCCCGTGTTCATGAAGTCAAGCTTAGAGAGAAAGCCGAGGAAGCCCTTAGAGCTACCGTGCAAGAACGAGAAAAGCtcataaaagagaaagaagaagcaATGGAAGAGCTACAGAGGACCACAAGAAACGTCACCCTACTAAACGGTTGTGTACAAGAAGCGAATTGTAAACATGATGAAGTTGCTGGCAAATTGAAACTAATCCAAGCATCTATCATGACTTTGCGAGAGGAAAAGCAGAGAATCAGACGACAAAAACTAGAAGCCGTTCGTTGGTTAGAACGTTGGAGAAGTCGCGGGCAAGCTGGAGCCACTACTTGTAATGGTTTCATCGGGATAGTCGAAGATTTGCCCGAGTTAGCTGAATTTTCATTGGCAGATGTCCAAACCGCAACGTGCAATTTCTCTGAAAGCTTCAAAATTGGAAAGGGAGGACACGGTTGTGTTTACAAGGGGGAAATGCTGGGTCGAACTGTGGCTATAAAGAAGCTGTATCCGCACAACATGCAAGGGCAATCTGAGTTTCAACAGGAG GCTCAAGTTCTCAGCAAGTTACAACATCCTCATTTGGTAACTTTGCTCGGTGTATGCCCCGAAGCCTGGTCCCTGGTTTATGAGTATGTGCCCAATGGAAGTCTCCAAGATCGGCTTTTCCGGAAAACAAGTGTTTCTCCCTTGACTTGGAAGATTCGAGCACGGATAGTAGCCGAAATCTCCAGTGCTCTTTGCTTTCTGCACTCTGCCAAACCGGAAAAGATAGTCCATGGTGATTTGAAACCCGAAAACATTCTTCTTGATTCAGAACTAAGTTGCAAGATTTGCGATTTTGGTATCTCGAGGTTGGTCACGGAGGATAATCTATATTGCCCGAGTTTCCATTGTAGTACAGAGCCAAAGGGTGCTTTCCCATATTCGGATCCAGAATTTCAGAGGATAGGTGTCCCGACTCCTAAGTCCGACATTTATGCCTTTGGGTTGATCATTCTACAGGTGCTCACTAGAAGGCCACCAGTTGGGTTAGCCGGTGAGGTTCGAAAAGCCATATCGAGCGGTAAATTAGCTTTGATACTTGATAAATCAGCTGGAGAATGGCCTATGTTCGTGGCAAGACGTTTGGTTGATCTGGGGCTACAATGCTGTGAATCGTACGGTAGGGATCGGCCTGATCTAAAACCATCTCTGGTGAGGGAACTAGGGCAGTTGCATGTCACAGAGGAACGACCAGTGCCGTCTTTCTTTTTATGCCCCATTCTTCAG gaaATAATGCACGACCCTCAAGTGGCGGCCGATGGGTTCACATACGAAGGTGAAGCCTTGCGTGGCTGGTTGGAAAATGGCCGTGAAACTTCACCGATGACTAATTTGAAGTTGAGTCATTTGCATCTTACTCCGAACCACGCCATACGTCAAGCCATTCAAAACTGGCTTTGCAAAGCTTGA
- the LOC107943636 gene encoding U-box domain-containing protein 33 isoform X2, with protein sequence MELHNPAHRDSIPGPRFRPRVDRPANTQFPESAEETGGFNAGEKDKVFIAVGKSVERAVNLLQWTLKRFGVGKLPASQANSRVLSAYRKDEKEQLKKLLENYSNFPRKFKVHISIVTIEANQVHKGIVQLVKRHGIRNLVMGAIPENCMSMKKSSSKSSYAAKYVPCFCDIWFVDKGKLVWTREASEEPCLSTPASQAAVTAKSSRSNSLPHRNSDSLVHPDNLRSNSCLTITFAASSTQLTESIVAQTDVSLSPRLSSFSNLSSPRFTNGSKCASSEMRLSLDSYSKDEDENLYRQLGEASMEAKASKNEALAESLKRQKLELEAMEAINKIKDLESARVHEVKLREKAEEALRATVQEREKLIKEKEEAMEELQRTTRNVTLLNGCVQEANCKHDEVAGKLKLIQASIMTLREEKQRIRRQKLEAVRWLERWRSRGQAGATTCNGFIGIVEDLPELAEFSLADVQTATCNFSESFKIGKGGHGCVYKGEMLGRTVAIKKLYPHNMQGQSEFQQEAQVLSKLQHPHLVTLLGVCPEAWSLVYEYVPNGSLQDRLFRKTSVSPLTWKIRARIVAEISSALCFLHSAKPEKIVHGDLKPENILLDSELSCKICDFGISRLVTEDNLYCPSFHCSTEPKGAFPYSDPEFQRIGVPTPKSDIYAFGLIILQVLTRRPPVGLAGEVRKAISSGKLALILDKSAGEWPMFVARRLVDLGLQCCESYGRDRPDLKPSLVRELGQLHVTEERPVPSFFLCPILQEIMHDPQVAADGFTYEGEALRGWLENGRETSPMTNLKLSHLHLTPNHAIRQAIQNWLCKA encoded by the exons ATGGAGCTTCACAACCCAGCTCACCGAGACTCAATTCCGGGGCCGCGTTTCAGGCCACGAGTTGACCGTCCGGCGAATACCCAGTTCCCGGAATCAGCTGAGGAAACCGGAGGCTTTAACGCCGGTGAAAAAGACAAAGTGTTTATAGCGGTGGGAAAATCGGTTGAGAGAGCGGTTAATTTATTACAATGGACGTTGAAGCGATTTGGCG TGGGGAAACTTCCAGCAAGTCAAGCCAATAGTCGAGTCCTTTCTGCATATAGAAAGGACGAGAAGGAACAATTGAAGAAACTTTTGGAAAATTACTCAAATTTTCCCCGGAAATTTAAG GTTCATATAAGCATTGTCACCATTGAGGCTAACCAAGTTCATAAAGGAATTGTCCAACTAGTCAAGAGACACGGGATTAGGAACCTTGTTATGGGAGCCATACCTGAAAA TTGCATGAGTATGAAAAAGAGCTCCAGCAAATCTAGTTATGCTGCAAAGTATGTTCCCTGCTTTTGCGATATATGGTTTGTCGATAAAGGGAAACTTGTTTGGACGAGGGAAGCCTCTGAAGAACCGTGTTTGTCTACACCAGCCAGTCAAGCGGCTGTTACTGCAAAATCTTCGAGGTCTAACTCACTGCCCCATCGTAACAGTGATTCATTAGTCCACCCTGACAATCTTCGTTCTAACTCTTGTTTGACCATAACGTTTGCTGCAAGTAGTACCCAATTGACCGAGAGTATAGTGGCACAAACGGACGTGTCTCTTTCACCGAGGTTATCTAGCTTCAGCAATTTGTCTAGCCCAAGATTTACTAATGGCTCCAAATGTGCTTCTTCTGAAATGAGATTGTCTTTAGATTCTTATTCAAAGGATGAGGATGAAAATCTGTACCGTCAGCTTGGAGAAGCGAGTATGGAAGCTAAGGCATCAAAGAATGAAGCATTAGCGGAGTCGTTAAAACGCCAAAAACTGGAGTTGGAAGCTATGGAAGCTATCAACAAG ATCAAAGATCTCGAATCTGCCCGTGTTCATGAAGTCAAGCTTAGAGAGAAAGCCGAGGAAGCCCTTAGAGCTACCGTGCAAGAACGAGAAAAGCtcataaaagagaaagaagaagcaATGGAAGAGCTACAGAGGACCACAAGAAACGTCACCCTACTAAACGGTTGTGTACAAGAAGCGAATTGTAAACATGATGAAGTTGCTGGCAAATTGAAACTAATCCAAGCATCTATCATGACTTTGCGAGAGGAAAAGCAGAGAATCAGACGACAAAAACTAGAAGCCGTTCGTTGGTTAGAACGTTGGAGAAGTCGCGGGCAAGCTGGAGCCACTACTTGTAATGGTTTCATCGGGATAGTCGAAGATTTGCCCGAGTTAGCTGAATTTTCATTGGCAGATGTCCAAACCGCAACGTGCAATTTCTCTGAAAGCTTCAAAATTGGAAAGGGAGGACACGGTTGTGTTTACAAGGGGGAAATGCTGGGTCGAACTGTGGCTATAAAGAAGCTGTATCCGCACAACATGCAAGGGCAATCTGAGTTTCAACAGGAG GCTCAAGTTCTCAGCAAGTTACAACATCCTCATTTGGTAACTTTGCTCGGTGTATGCCCCGAAGCCTGGTCCCTGGTTTATGAGTATGTGCCCAATGGAAGTCTCCAAGATCGGCTTTTCCGGAAAACAAGTGTTTCTCCCTTGACTTGGAAGATTCGAGCACGGATAGTAGCCGAAATCTCCAGTGCTCTTTGCTTTCTGCACTCTGCCAAACCGGAAAAGATAGTCCATGGTGATTTGAAACCCGAAAACATTCTTCTTGATTCAGAACTAAGTTGCAAGATTTGCGATTTTGGTATCTCGAGGTTGGTCACGGAGGATAATCTATATTGCCCGAGTTTCCATTGTAGTACAGAGCCAAAGGGTGCTTTCCCATATTCGGATCCAGAATTTCAGAGGATAGGTGTCCCGACTCCTAAGTCCGACATTTATGCCTTTGGGTTGATCATTCTACAGGTGCTCACTAGAAGGCCACCAGTTGGGTTAGCCGGTGAGGTTCGAAAAGCCATATCGAGCGGTAAATTAGCTTTGATACTTGATAAATCAGCTGGAGAATGGCCTATGTTCGTGGCAAGACGTTTGGTTGATCTGGGGCTACAATGCTGTGAATCGTACGGTAGGGATCGGCCTGATCTAAAACCATCTCTGGTGAGGGAACTAGGGCAGTTGCATGTCACAGAGGAACGACCAGTGCCGTCTTTCTTTTTATGCCCCATTCTTCAG gaaATAATGCACGACCCTCAAGTGGCGGCCGATGGGTTCACATACGAAGGTGAAGCCTTGCGTGGCTGGTTGGAAAATGGCCGTGAAACTTCACCGATGACTAATTTGAAGTTGAGTCATTTGCATCTTACTCCGAACCACGCCATACGTCAAGCCATTCAAAACTGGCTTTGCAAAGCTTGA